One region of Mycolicibacterium lutetiense genomic DNA includes:
- a CDS encoding nitroreductase family protein: protein MECLDLALQAPTGSNAQGWQWVFVEDPAKKKALADIYRANANPYLDLPKPERGDIRDQQMDAVTSSARYLTDNFEKAPVLLVPCLEGRPDGAPAGMSASFWGSLLPAVWSFMLALRSRGLGSAWTTLHLLGDGEKQAAELLGIPFDRYAQAGLFPIAYTKGTDFKKAKRLPAEQFSHWDSW from the coding sequence ATGGAGTGTCTCGACCTGGCACTTCAAGCCCCGACCGGGTCGAATGCGCAAGGCTGGCAATGGGTTTTCGTTGAGGATCCGGCAAAGAAGAAGGCGCTGGCCGACATCTACCGGGCCAATGCCAACCCCTATCTCGATCTACCAAAGCCGGAGCGCGGTGATATCCGCGACCAGCAGATGGATGCGGTGACGAGCTCCGCCAGGTACCTCACCGACAACTTCGAGAAGGCGCCGGTGTTGTTGGTGCCGTGCCTTGAAGGGCGTCCCGACGGTGCGCCCGCCGGTATGAGCGCATCGTTCTGGGGATCACTGCTGCCCGCGGTGTGGAGCTTCATGTTGGCGCTGCGGTCGCGGGGTCTGGGATCGGCCTGGACGACGCTGCACCTGCTGGGCGACGGCGAGAAGCAGGCCGCCGAGCTGCTGGGCATTCCGTTCGACCGGTACGCCCAGGCGGGCCTGTTCCCGATCGCCTACACCAAGGGCACCGATTTCAAGAAGGCCAAGCGTCTTCCCGCCGAGCAGTTCTCGCACTGGGACAGTTGGTGA
- the istB gene encoding IS21-like element helper ATPase IstB, whose product MSICDPALRTALRTLKLSGMLDTLDARLAQTRDGGLGHLEFLQALCQDEIARRESAALTRRLRRAKFEEQATFEDFDFTANPKLPAAMLRDLAALRWLDAGESVILYGPVGVGKTHVAQALGHHVARRGGDIRFVKCARMLADLAGGHADRTIGQRMREYTRPLVLIVDDFAMREHTTTQSDDLYDLVSDRAIAGKPLILTSNRAPKDWYPLFPNPVVAESLLDRLINTSHQVLMDGPSYRPRKRPGRTTT is encoded by the coding sequence ATGTCTATCTGTGATCCGGCGCTACGCACCGCGCTGCGCACCCTGAAACTGTCCGGCATGCTCGACACCCTCGATGCCCGGCTCGCCCAAACCCGCGACGGCGGCCTCGGCCACCTCGAATTCCTGCAAGCCCTCTGTCAAGACGAGATCGCCCGCCGCGAATCCGCCGCTCTCACACGGCGATTGCGCCGCGCCAAGTTCGAAGAACAGGCCACCTTCGAAGACTTCGACTTCACCGCCAACCCGAAACTGCCCGCCGCGATGCTGCGCGACCTGGCCGCCCTGCGCTGGCTCGACGCCGGCGAATCAGTCATCCTCTACGGCCCCGTCGGCGTCGGCAAAACCCATGTGGCACAAGCACTCGGACATCACGTAGCCCGCCGCGGCGGGGACATCCGCTTCGTCAAATGCGCCCGCATGCTCGCCGACCTTGCCGGCGGACACGCCGACCGCACCATCGGCCAGCGCATGCGCGAGTACACCCGGCCCCTGGTACTGATCGTCGATGACTTCGCGATGCGTGAGCACACCACCACCCAATCCGACGATCTCTACGATCTGGTCTCCGACCGGGCCATCGCTGGCAAACCCCTCATCCTGACCAGCAACCGCGCCCCCAAAGACTGGTACCCGCTGTTCCCCAACCCCGTCGTGGCCGAATCCCTACTCGACCGACTGATCAACACCAGCCACCAAGTCCTCATGGACGGACCCAGCTACCGACCCCGGAAACGACCCGGCCGCACCACCACCTAG